In Paraburkholderia aromaticivorans, a single window of DNA contains:
- a CDS encoding ester cyclase, translating to MTRADEVTDDVARATLAVFYRAMSSKDISLFRTVVTPDWQYIPPSPGPVSGPDSMIPVFADLSYSLPDMDIRILDVLVRGDKVAVRAIVTGTQSAPLMGITATSKPVNFAIHSFHEFREGQIAKTWHLEDWLGIFRQIGELPSNLP from the coding sequence ATGACCAGAGCGGATGAGGTGACGGACGATGTCGCGCGCGCGACTTTAGCTGTTTTTTACCGTGCCATGTCGAGTAAAGATATATCCCTGTTTCGGACTGTTGTAACGCCGGACTGGCAGTACATCCCGCCTTCTCCCGGACCGGTGTCGGGTCCCGACTCAATGATCCCGGTGTTCGCGGATCTGTCGTATTCACTACCTGACATGGACATCCGGATTCTGGATGTCCTGGTTCGCGGAGACAAGGTGGCCGTGCGTGCGATCGTGACAGGGACGCAGTCGGCCCCACTCATGGGGATCACAGCCACGTCGAAACCTGTCAATTTTGCGATTCACTCGTTTCACGAATTCCGCGAGGGACAAATTGCCAAAACATGGCACCTGGAAGACTGGCTAGGTATTTTTCGTCAGATCGGAGAGTTGCCGTCGAACCTCCCGTGA
- a CDS encoding STAS/SEC14 domain-containing protein yields the protein MILYHTEPDSPVIEISVEGKITDHDLRETIERMRGDLKLNGKTRVLERIEHFTGIEPKALWTDITLGVSVARKVTRAAVVADAGWIRASMHLARFFTKAEVKTFHVNELEQARVWINT from the coding sequence ATGATCCTGTATCACACCGAGCCCGATTCCCCTGTCATCGAAATTTCCGTCGAAGGCAAAATCACCGACCACGATCTGCGCGAAACCATTGAGCGCATGCGTGGTGATCTCAAACTGAACGGCAAGACCCGCGTGCTCGAACGCATCGAGCATTTCACCGGCATCGAGCCGAAGGCGCTGTGGACCGATATAACGCTCGGCGTTTCCGTGGCACGCAAGGTCACGCGCGCCGCCGTGGTGGCCGATGCGGGCTGGATCCGTGCCTCGATGCATCTGGCGCGGTTCTTTACGAAGGCCGAAGTCAAGACGTTCCACGTCAACGAGCTGGAGCAGGCGCGCGTCTGGATCAACACCTGA
- a CDS encoding TetR/AcrR family transcriptional regulator, which translates to MYANRSPAKPLGRRPAVDDFDVREHLLDTATRLFAERGIAATTVAQIAADANVTSALVHYYFTNREKLLDAVVDERLALAAEFVWRPAAEDTASDPFALAHEFVARLFDVTERMPWLSPLWLREIVNEGGLLRERMLRRIPFDNIKRFGARVAQAQQDGTVNSELEALMLFNSILALVMLPLATAKIWQSARGLPAIERDALRRHVSALLIGGMQPQPRAVQPKRRVASRSKS; encoded by the coding sequence ATGTACGCGAACCGCTCGCCCGCGAAGCCACTCGGCCGCCGCCCGGCGGTCGACGATTTCGACGTGCGAGAACATCTGCTCGATACCGCAACGCGGCTCTTTGCCGAACGCGGCATTGCCGCCACCACCGTCGCACAGATCGCGGCTGACGCAAATGTCACGTCGGCGCTAGTCCACTACTACTTCACGAATCGAGAAAAGTTGCTCGATGCGGTGGTCGACGAGCGGCTTGCTCTCGCAGCGGAGTTCGTCTGGCGGCCTGCTGCGGAAGACACCGCGAGCGATCCGTTCGCGCTCGCCCACGAATTCGTCGCACGCCTGTTCGACGTCACAGAGCGCATGCCGTGGTTGTCGCCGCTATGGCTGCGGGAGATCGTCAACGAGGGCGGGCTGCTGCGCGAACGGATGCTACGGCGCATCCCGTTCGACAACATCAAGCGCTTTGGCGCTCGCGTCGCGCAGGCGCAGCAGGATGGCACCGTCAATAGCGAACTCGAAGCGCTGATGCTCTTCAATTCGATACTCGCGCTGGTGATGTTGCCGCTTGCCACTGCGAAGATCTGGCAGAGCGCGCGCGGTCTGCCAGCCATCGAGCGCGACGCGTTGCGCCGCCATGTGAGTGCGCTGCTAATCGGCGGCATGCAGCCGCAACCGCGTGCGGTGCAGCCGAAGCGCCGCGTAGCTTCACGGAGCAAGTCATGA
- a CDS encoding IS5 family transposase (programmed frameshift): MPKELIDDELWSLIEPLLPARAPRNRQYAGRKPTPDRAVLTGIVFVLRSGIAWNLLPQEMGCGSGTACWRRLVAWQEAGVWQRIHEALLAELRRRGEIDLSRVLVDSSSIRAMPGGKKTGPNPTDRRKLGSKHHLIVDAKGLPLAVILTGANRHDVTQLDALVDAIPHIRGKRGRPLHKPQIVQGDRGYSSEPHRQRLRERGITPVLAKIGSPHGSGLGKTRWPVERSIAWLHSFRRLKIRYERYAHVHEAFLSLACALICWTRLKPMFN, translated from the exons ATGCCGAAAGAACTGATAGACGACGAATTGTGGTCACTCATCGAACCGCTGCTGCCTGCGCGAGCACCGCGCAATCGCCAATATGCCGGTCGAAAACCGACACCGGACCGAGCCGTTCTAACCGGCATCGTATTCGTGTTGCGCTCGGGCATTGCGTGGAACCTGCTACCGCAAGAGATGGGATGCGGTTCGGGCACCGCCTGCTGGCGACGGCTCGTGGCATGGCAAGAAGCAGGAGTCTGGCAACGCATCCACGAAGCGTTGCTGGCCGAACTGCGTCGTCGTGGCGAAATCGACCTGTCACGAGTGCTTGTGGACAGCTCGTCGATTCGTGCGATGC CTGGCGGGAAAAAAACCGGCCCGAATCCAACGGACCGGCGCAAGCTCGGCAGCAAACACCACCTCATCGTCGACGCGAAAGGCCTCCCGCTCGCGGTCATCCTGACCGGGGCGAACCGTCACGACGTCACCCAGCTTGATGCACTCGTCGATGCCATTCCACACATTCGCGGCAAGCGGGGACGTCCACTGCATAAACCGCAAATCGTTCAGGGCGACCGGGGCTACAGCTCGGAACCGCACCGGCAGCGTTTGAGAGAACGCGGCATCACGCCGGTACTCGCAAAGATTGGCTCGCCCCATGGCAGTGGCCTGGGTAAAACGCGTTGGCCAGTCGAGCGCTCGATTGCCTGGCTTCACTCGTTCCGACGCCTGAAGATTCGCTACGAACGCTATGCCCATGTCCATGAAGCCTTCCTGTCTCTGGCTTGTGCCTTGATTTGCTGGACGCGACTCAAGCCAATGTTTAACTAA
- a CDS encoding ABC transporter permease — protein sequence MTTRALFSLTRWWAVVLKEFRQLRRDRVTFAMIVGVPIIQLTLFGFAINTNPKHLPTAVIVGDESPFSRSFIAAMKNSDYFDIVETLPNEEAGRRALAQGRVQFVLSVPEDFSRRLLRGEHPSLLVEADATDPTATGTAVAALPGLVQAIADKDITGPLAHLNGRPAAFNVQVHQMYNPEAITQYDVVPGLMGVILTMTMVMMTGLAITRERERGTMENLLATPVLPIEVMTGKIVPYVMIGLIQATIILTAARFVFYVPFIGSVIAIYLAALLFIAANLTVGITLSSLAQNQLQAMQLTIFYFLPSLLLSGFMFPFAGMPAWARFIGNLLPLTYFNWLVRGILLKGNGWVDLWPSVWPVALFTVVVLGIALRFYRRTLD from the coding sequence GTGACCACGCGCGCACTGTTCTCGCTGACGCGCTGGTGGGCCGTCGTGCTGAAAGAGTTCCGGCAGTTGCGGCGCGACCGCGTCACGTTTGCGATGATCGTCGGCGTGCCGATCATACAGCTCACGCTATTCGGCTTCGCGATCAACACCAACCCGAAGCATCTGCCGACCGCCGTCATCGTGGGTGACGAGAGCCCCTTCTCGCGCAGCTTCATCGCGGCGATGAAGAACTCCGACTATTTCGACATCGTCGAAACCTTGCCCAACGAGGAAGCCGGCCGCCGCGCGCTGGCCCAGGGCCGTGTGCAGTTCGTGCTGAGCGTGCCGGAGGACTTTTCGCGGCGGCTGCTACGAGGCGAGCACCCCTCGCTGCTGGTCGAAGCCGACGCAACCGATCCCACCGCGACGGGCACCGCCGTCGCGGCCCTCCCCGGCCTCGTGCAAGCCATTGCGGACAAAGACATCACCGGGCCGCTCGCGCACTTGAATGGGAGGCCCGCCGCCTTCAACGTGCAGGTCCACCAGATGTACAACCCTGAAGCCATCACGCAATACGATGTAGTGCCGGGATTGATGGGCGTGATCCTGACGATGACGATGGTGATGATGACCGGCCTCGCCATCACGCGAGAACGTGAGCGCGGCACGATGGAGAACCTGCTCGCGACCCCTGTGCTGCCGATCGAGGTCATGACCGGCAAGATCGTGCCTTACGTGATGATCGGGCTGATTCAGGCGACGATCATTCTCACTGCGGCGCGCTTTGTCTTTTATGTTCCGTTCATCGGCAGCGTGATCGCGATCTATCTGGCCGCGCTGCTGTTTATCGCTGCGAATCTGACGGTGGGTATTACGCTGTCGTCTCTGGCGCAGAATCAGTTGCAGGCAATGCAGTTAACCATCTTCTATTTTCTGCCGAGCCTGCTGCTGTCAGGCTTTATGTTTCCGTTCGCTGGGATGCCGGCGTGGGCGCGCTTCATTGGCAATCTGTTGCCGCTCACGTATTTCAACTGGCTGGTCCGCGGCATCCTGCTAAAGGGGAACGGCTGGGTGGATCTGTGGCCATCGGTATGGCCGGTGGCGCTGTTCACGGTCGTCGTTTTGGGCATAGCGCTGCGCTTCTATCGGCGCACGCTCGACTAG
- a CDS encoding c-type cytochrome — protein MLAASGAALAQSEPTALVDQQHCMFCHTRDAPFLAPSFQQIADRYRNVPNASVMLEHKLRLGGKPHWGDMAMPLPADRGGPLTPEDAHTLIQWVLSQ, from the coding sequence TTGCTGGCAGCAAGCGGCGCAGCGCTTGCGCAGTCCGAGCCGACGGCACTCGTCGATCAACAGCATTGCATGTTCTGCCATACCCGGGACGCGCCTTTTCTCGCACCTTCGTTTCAGCAGATTGCGGACCGTTATCGCAACGTGCCAAACGCCAGCGTGATGCTTGAGCACAAGTTGCGACTCGGCGGCAAGCCCCACTGGGGCGACATGGCAATGCCGCTGCCAGCGGATCGCGGCGGCCCGTTGACGCCCGAAGATGCTCACACGTTGATTCAGTGGGTTTTGAGTCAATAG
- a CDS encoding IS701 family transposase: protein MHSTAIAWERELEALHQRLGELFRRPEPRHRSLAYLKGLLGTVERKNGWQLAEWIGEATPDGVQHLLERAQWDADGARDVLREYVVEQLGERDAVLIVDETGFVKKGQHSAGVQRQYSGTAGRIENSQIGVFLCYAGRGGSAFIDRELYVPKAWTDDRVRCEAAGIPKAVEFATKPQLARSMLERALDAGVPCGWVTGDEVYGGDRHLRLWLESRGQSFVLAVAKNEPLWWQGPDYVRSDRIAEALPARAWRRLSAGAGAKGERLYDWALTPLWRLQITTEERRFGHYLLVRRSLDEQREHAYYVVYAPRSKATRQTLVNVAGRRWEIETGFEATKGECGLDQYEVRQWQGWYRHITLALLAHAALVTLRVRAKKNT from the coding sequence ATGCATTCGACGGCAATAGCGTGGGAGCGTGAACTGGAGGCGCTACATCAGCGGCTCGGAGAACTGTTCAGGCGACCCGAGCCCCGACATCGGTCTCTCGCTTACCTGAAGGGCCTGCTGGGCACAGTCGAGCGCAAGAACGGCTGGCAACTCGCCGAATGGATCGGCGAAGCAACGCCTGATGGCGTGCAGCACCTGCTCGAGCGGGCGCAATGGGATGCGGATGGCGCGCGCGATGTGCTCCGGGAGTACGTCGTTGAACAACTGGGCGAGCGCGACGCGGTGCTGATTGTGGACGAGACCGGCTTCGTCAAGAAGGGGCAGCACTCGGCCGGTGTGCAACGCCAGTACAGTGGCACCGCAGGCCGTATCGAGAACAGCCAGATCGGCGTGTTCCTCTGCTATGCCGGTCGCGGCGGCAGCGCGTTTATCGACCGCGAACTGTATGTGCCCAAGGCGTGGACCGATGACCGTGTGCGCTGCGAGGCAGCGGGCATTCCCAAGGCGGTGGAGTTTGCAACGAAGCCGCAGCTCGCGCGCAGCATGCTTGAGCGGGCGCTGGACGCAGGTGTGCCGTGCGGCTGGGTCACGGGTGATGAAGTCTACGGCGGCGACCGTCACCTGCGGCTGTGGCTCGAGTCGCGCGGCCAGTCTTTCGTACTGGCCGTCGCGAAGAACGAACCCCTGTGGTGGCAGGGTCCCGACTACGTACGGTCCGACCGGATCGCCGAAGCCTTGCCGGCACGGGCATGGCGACGCCTGTCAGCAGGTGCCGGCGCCAAAGGCGAGCGCCTGTATGACTGGGCGTTGACTCCGCTGTGGCGTCTGCAGATCACCACAGAAGAGCGCCGCTTCGGGCATTACCTGCTGGTGCGGCGCAGCCTGGACGAGCAACGCGAGCATGCGTATTACGTCGTATACGCCCCGCGCAGCAAAGCCACACGGCAAACCCTGGTCAACGTCGCGGGCCGCAGGTGGGAAATCGAAACCGGCTTCGAGGCAACCAAAGGCGAATGCGGGCTCGATCAATACGAGGTACGCCAATGGCAGGGCTGGTACCGTCACATCACGCTGGCGCTGCTGGCCCATGCCGCGCTCGTCACCCTGCGGGTGCGCGCCAAAAAAAACACCTGA
- a CDS encoding DUF2964 family protein yields MILAAVAVFTVLAGLGATIRGLLFDSPAFIHCGALAMVAGVASFVVLLMPTTEDHT; encoded by the coding sequence ATCATCCTGGCAGCGGTGGCCGTTTTTACGGTATTGGCGGGTTTGGGTGCAACCATCCGCGGCTTGCTGTTCGACAGTCCAGCCTTTATCCACTGTGGCGCGCTGGCAATGGTTGCCGGCGTCGCCAGTTTCGTCGTCCTGCTGATGCCAACGACCGAAGACCACACGTAG
- a CDS encoding ABC transporter ATP-binding protein, with protein MNQPAPRYAIEVQKLNKRFGDKHVVIDVTLQVARGEIFGFLGPNGSGKTTSIRLMCGLLTPDSGTGTCLGYDIVRESSQIKRNVGYMTQRFSYWDDLTIRENLDFVARIYEMPNRREAVDRSLESLGLQSRANQLTGALSGGWKQRLALAACMLHEPQLLLLDEPTAGVDPAARRDFWEELHRLAARGISVLVSTHYMDEAERCHKLAYIAYGKLLAQGTAKQIIESQNLATWTIYGEHLSELTEQLRKTPGVDQTVVFGSALHVGGSDRAALEAAVKQATEGTALRVERIETGLEDVFISLMAHSTDNYGAPS; from the coding sequence ATGAACCAGCCCGCGCCGCGATACGCGATCGAGGTACAGAAGCTCAACAAGCGCTTCGGCGACAAGCATGTCGTCATCGATGTGACGTTGCAGGTCGCGCGCGGCGAAATCTTCGGCTTTCTCGGGCCGAACGGCAGCGGCAAGACCACCTCGATCCGCCTGATGTGCGGCCTGCTGACGCCGGACTCGGGCACCGGCACGTGTCTGGGCTACGACATCGTGCGCGAGAGCTCGCAGATCAAGCGCAACGTCGGCTACATGACACAGCGCTTTTCCTATTGGGACGACCTGACGATCCGCGAGAACCTCGACTTCGTTGCGCGCATCTACGAGATGCCGAACCGGCGCGAGGCGGTCGACCGCTCGCTCGAATCGCTTGGACTGCAAAGCCGCGCGAACCAGTTGACGGGCGCGCTATCCGGCGGCTGGAAGCAGCGCCTCGCGCTCGCCGCCTGCATGCTGCATGAGCCGCAACTGCTGTTGCTCGACGAACCGACCGCGGGCGTCGATCCCGCCGCGCGCCGCGACTTTTGGGAAGAACTGCATCGGCTTGCCGCGCGCGGCATTTCGGTTCTCGTCAGCACGCATTACATGGATGAAGCCGAGCGTTGCCACAAGCTGGCGTACATCGCCTACGGCAAACTGCTCGCGCAAGGCACGGCGAAACAGATCATCGAATCGCAAAACCTCGCCACGTGGACCATTTACGGCGAGCACCTGAGCGAACTGACGGAGCAATTGCGTAAGACCCCCGGCGTCGATCAGACCGTCGTGTTCGGTTCAGCGCTGCATGTAGGCGGCAGCGACCGCGCTGCGCTCGAGGCCGCGGTCAAACAGGCCACAGAAGGTACGGCGTTACGCGTCGAGCGCATCGAAACCGGGCTCGAAGACGTCTTCATCTCCCTGATGGCCCACTCGACCGACAACTACGGAGCGCCATCGTGA
- a CDS encoding acetyl-coenzyme A synthetase N-terminal domain-containing protein, which produces MSTIELNQLNTTAPQIPALKHATIDGMEAYHALVAEAERDHEAFWARLAREHLEWRRPFTKDLSS; this is translated from the coding sequence ATGTCTACCATCGAGCTTAATCAACTCAACACTACGGCGCCGCAAATCCCCGCGCTCAAGCACGCAACCATCGACGGCATGGAGGCTTACCATGCTCTCGTGGCAGAGGCCGAACGCGATCACGAAGCGTTCTGGGCACGCCTTGCCAGAGAGCATCTCGAGTGGCGCCGACCATTCACAAAGGATCTGTCAAGTTGA
- a CDS encoding IS701 family transposase yields MDAKSSFDEYLEHLCEALGHSDRNAGLVGYCQGLMLPLRRKSVEPLAAHLEPERVSARHQSLHHFVSKSEWSDAALLEQVRRWVLPHMNPANGLFWIIDDTGFPKQGKHSVGVARQYCGQLGKQDNCQVAVSLSVATEDASLPVAYQLYLPHEWSEDPARCQRAGVPDEIAFSTKPQMAATQLREARESGAPDGIVLADAGYGNDSVFRDAISELGLTYAVGIQSSARVWAPGTAPLSVEPPIGQPGRPRKLLRRAPGHEPVSVKALARGLDASSYRMINWREGTRTILSSRFAAVRVRTSHRDYWRATQRDEQWLLIEWPQGDPEPAKYWLATLPEVTSLERLVSVAKMRWRIERDYQDLKQEFGLGHFEGRSWRGFHHHASLCIAAYGFLVAQRLIQGAGKKNFAIGSLFTLPDDYVPRGSPARPTTCG; encoded by the coding sequence ATGGACGCGAAATCGTCGTTCGATGAGTACCTGGAACATCTCTGTGAAGCGCTCGGACACAGCGATCGCAATGCAGGGCTGGTGGGGTACTGCCAAGGCTTGATGTTGCCGCTGCGGCGTAAGAGTGTTGAGCCGCTGGCCGCTCACCTTGAACCCGAACGTGTCAGCGCGCGCCACCAGTCCTTACATCACTTTGTTTCGAAGTCGGAATGGTCAGACGCTGCTTTGCTTGAGCAGGTCAGGCGTTGGGTATTGCCACACATGAATCCGGCCAACGGACTGTTCTGGATCATTGACGACACCGGCTTTCCGAAACAGGGCAAACATTCGGTAGGCGTCGCACGGCAATACTGCGGGCAGTTAGGAAAGCAGGACAACTGTCAGGTCGCAGTGAGCTTGTCGGTCGCCACGGAGGACGCCAGTTTGCCCGTCGCATACCAACTCTATTTGCCCCATGAATGGAGCGAAGATCCGGCACGATGTCAGCGCGCTGGCGTGCCTGATGAAATCGCGTTTTCGACCAAGCCGCAAATGGCGGCAACACAACTGCGTGAAGCGCGCGAAAGCGGCGCGCCTGACGGTATTGTGCTGGCAGACGCCGGTTACGGGAACGACAGTGTCTTCCGTGACGCCATCAGCGAACTGGGATTAACTTACGCAGTGGGCATTCAGTCCAGCGCCCGCGTCTGGGCTCCCGGCACGGCACCTCTGAGTGTTGAGCCGCCCATCGGGCAGCCTGGACGGCCGCGCAAACTGCTGCGCCGTGCGCCCGGTCACGAGCCAGTATCAGTCAAAGCGCTTGCGCGTGGTCTTGATGCTTCTTCCTACCGCATGATCAACTGGCGCGAAGGAACCCGCACCATCCTGAGTTCCAGATTTGCCGCTGTACGTGTACGGACATCGCACCGTGACTATTGGCGCGCTACACAGCGCGATGAGCAATGGCTCCTGATTGAATGGCCTCAGGGCGACCCTGAACCGGCTAAATATTGGCTCGCAACACTTCCGGAAGTGACGTCCCTCGAACGTCTGGTCAGTGTCGCGAAGATGCGCTGGCGTATCGAGCGCGACTACCAGGATCTGAAGCAGGAGTTCGGTCTGGGCCATTTCGAAGGCCGCAGTTGGCGTGGGTTTCACCATCATGCGTCGCTTTGCATCGCGGCCTACGGTTTTCTGGTTGCACAGCGCCTGATTCAGGGCGCTGGTAAAAAAAACTTCGCCATCGGCAGCCTCTTTACCTTACCCGACGATTATGTGCCACGGGGCTCCCCAGCGCGCCCAACGACATGTGGCTGA
- a CDS encoding HlyD family secretion protein: MTRLLRACVCMLFVVLTLAGCSRHDDNTYQRYVEGEFVYLGSSQSDTVTRGQTVNASAPVFALESVDEAAGLQQAEQQLAAARAQLADIQTGKRRPEINVTRAQLAQAVANAHKAALQLTRDDAQYRAGGIAHAQLDDPRAEADATAAQVRELTNQVDVALLPGRTQQRSAQNAQVEAARAAVAQAQWKLSQKRVSAPVEGLVYDTLYRVGEWVQAGNPVVQMLPPQNVKVRFFVPETVVGKLALGRALTIHCDGCAADVAARITYLSSEAEYTPPVIYSNQNRAKLVFMVEAHTSVADAVKLHPGQPVAVTLQ, translated from the coding sequence ATGACCCGGCTTTTGCGCGCCTGTGTTTGTATGCTGTTTGTCGTACTGACGCTCGCCGGCTGCTCGCGTCACGACGACAACACGTATCAGAGGTACGTGGAGGGCGAGTTCGTGTATCTCGGCTCGTCGCAGTCCGACACCGTCACGCGCGGGCAAACCGTCAATGCCAGCGCGCCCGTCTTCGCGCTCGAATCCGTCGACGAAGCCGCCGGGCTGCAGCAGGCGGAACAGCAACTCGCCGCCGCACGCGCGCAACTGGCCGACATCCAGACCGGCAAGCGTCGTCCTGAGATAAACGTGACGCGGGCGCAACTCGCGCAGGCCGTCGCCAACGCGCATAAGGCCGCGCTGCAACTCACGCGCGACGATGCGCAATATCGCGCCGGCGGCATCGCCCACGCACAGCTCGACGATCCACGTGCAGAGGCCGATGCCACTGCCGCGCAGGTCCGCGAACTGACCAACCAGGTCGACGTCGCTCTGCTTCCTGGCAGGACCCAGCAACGCTCGGCGCAGAACGCGCAGGTCGAAGCCGCGCGGGCCGCCGTCGCCCAGGCGCAATGGAAGCTCAGCCAGAAGCGAGTCAGCGCCCCGGTTGAAGGGCTCGTGTACGACACGCTGTATCGCGTCGGCGAGTGGGTCCAGGCCGGCAATCCGGTCGTGCAGATGCTACCGCCGCAGAATGTGAAGGTGCGCTTTTTCGTGCCGGAAACCGTGGTCGGCAAGCTCGCGCTCGGCCGTGCGTTGACGATCCACTGCGATGGCTGCGCGGCGGATGTTGCGGCGAGGATCACCTACCTGTCCAGCGAGGCCGAATACACGCCGCCGGTGATCTATAGCAATCAAAATCGCGCGAAACTGGTGTTTATGGTTGAGGCCCACACGTCCGTCGCCGACGCAGTCAAACTGCATCCTGGCCAACCCGTCGCGGTCACACTGCAATGA
- a CDS encoding TetR/AcrR family transcriptional regulator — protein sequence MGTKVGTVPYRARRALATGSPRFGRRGYSGFSYADVADAINIRKASIHHHFPSKTDLVIAVVNEWRAAFDADMASLQASGADALAQLRAYIGHWERCIADDALRSV from the coding sequence ATGGGGACGAAGGTCGGTACGGTGCCGTACCGGGCCCGGCGAGCACTGGCGACCGGTTCGCCACGTTTCGGGCGGCGCGGCTATAGCGGGTTTAGCTATGCCGACGTCGCCGACGCAATCAACATTCGTAAGGCGAGCATTCATCACCACTTCCCGTCTAAAACTGATCTCGTGATCGCAGTGGTGAACGAGTGGCGGGCGGCGTTTGACGCCGACATGGCCTCACTTCAGGCGAGCGGTGCCGACGCTCTTGCGCAATTGCGTGCCTACATCGGCCATTGGGAACGCTGCATTGCGGACGATGCGCTCCGTTCTGTGTAG
- a CDS encoding isocitrate/isopropylmalate dehydrogenase family protein, giving the protein MESTPRHKIPATLIPGDGIGPEVVAATVQVLDALGSPFIWDVQHAGIAGVTHCGDPLPDVTLESVRKNKLALKGPLTTPVGEGFRSSNVRLREEFQLFGNVRPVHTIIPGRYDEIDLVLVRENLGGFYVAHEYYIPVGDDPKAVAVATGVNTRDACARIARFAFEYALKHGRKKITVVHKANILKALTGLFLEAARDVARDFEGRVEMNDIIVDACAMQLVLNPWQFDMLVCTNLFGDILSDQLAGLVGGLGMAPGANYGNDTAIFEAVHGSAPDIAGKDVANPISLLLASGLMLEHVGQGDLALRLRTAIAETLNTDHIRTRDLKGTASTREFAAAVVRRIEST; this is encoded by the coding sequence ATGGAAAGCACGCCGAGACACAAAATCCCCGCAACGCTGATTCCCGGCGATGGAATCGGGCCAGAAGTGGTTGCTGCAACGGTTCAGGTTCTTGACGCTTTAGGATCCCCATTCATCTGGGACGTACAGCATGCGGGAATCGCCGGGGTCACCCACTGTGGAGACCCGCTACCAGATGTGACACTCGAGAGCGTTCGTAAGAACAAGCTTGCCCTCAAAGGGCCATTGACGACCCCGGTCGGCGAGGGGTTCCGCTCCTCCAACGTTCGGCTTCGCGAAGAGTTTCAGCTTTTTGGCAACGTTCGGCCCGTGCATACCATCATCCCTGGTCGCTACGACGAGATCGACCTCGTGCTCGTACGCGAAAACCTCGGTGGGTTTTATGTCGCACACGAATACTACATTCCCGTCGGCGATGACCCGAAAGCGGTTGCAGTCGCGACCGGGGTAAACACACGCGATGCGTGCGCGCGAATCGCAAGATTTGCCTTCGAATATGCCTTGAAGCACGGACGAAAGAAGATCACCGTTGTGCATAAGGCCAACATCCTGAAGGCACTCACAGGATTGTTCCTGGAAGCCGCTCGAGACGTTGCCCGGGATTTCGAAGGTCGGGTGGAAATGAATGACATCATTGTCGACGCCTGCGCGATGCAGCTTGTGCTGAACCCGTGGCAGTTCGATATGCTTGTGTGCACCAATCTGTTTGGAGACATTCTGTCGGATCAGTTGGCGGGGCTTGTTGGCGGACTGGGCATGGCGCCTGGCGCCAACTACGGTAATGACACGGCAATTTTTGAAGCCGTGCATGGATCGGCGCCGGACATCGCTGGTAAAGACGTGGCCAACCCCATCTCCTTGTTACTTGCATCGGGCTTGATGCTTGAGCATGTTGGTCAGGGTGATCTCGCCCTACGATTACGAACTGCAATCGCTGAAACACTCAACACCGACCATATCCGTACGCGCGATCTGAAAGGCACCGCGTCAACGCGCGAGTTCGCCGCTGCAGTGGTTCGCCGGATCGAGAGCACGTAG
- a CDS encoding DUF3564 domain-containing protein, with protein MRLTIHLDTFDRVNPMAFAILWLDNETRQWSREGHMGLELPEWGALHVDCGNTLICGPHDSTPCCVLEGLDLNTTAGPFEGETGRAQWCSDAGRSLMTGHWHVQCVDNENTEPEDGIFAADDNP; from the coding sequence ATGCGCCTCACCATCCACCTCGACACGTTCGACCGTGTCAATCCGATGGCATTCGCCATCCTGTGGCTCGACAATGAAACACGTCAATGGTCACGCGAGGGTCATATGGGGCTCGAACTGCCCGAATGGGGCGCCTTGCACGTCGATTGCGGCAACACGCTCATCTGCGGACCGCACGATTCGACACCCTGCTGCGTACTCGAAGGGCTCGATCTGAATACCACGGCTGGACCATTCGAGGGCGAAACCGGACGCGCACAATGGTGCTCGGATGCGGGCAGATCGCTGATGACGGGCCATTGGCACGTGCAATGTGTCGACAACGAGAACACGGAGCCGGAAGACGGCATCTTCGCCGCCGACGACAACCCGTGA